A single Lactuca sativa cultivar Salinas chromosome 8, Lsat_Salinas_v11, whole genome shotgun sequence DNA region contains:
- the LOC111919950 gene encoding protein FIP1 isoform X1, giving the protein MSTDRYAASNLASPDDNYLFLDASNEAPSYGDRKCTSIAGSILYCILLASYAILGVGAPWVFQSEKYLTLQILCTCDVTLLIITGIFQQYMVYQVQKIRLQGYYIFSQKLKHVVRMPFASFSYGTCAMLLIMVWEPYLRILSIPLMLRIIMLVEAIFAGSFMGVYIGHVHQYNTLESQPDVVKSLHSPLQPSNSLEGLRFHDGGGYLSDQQMALLQYQRENLNFLSEEILRLQECLSKYEKSGDGMTPQVDLAHLLAARDQELRTLSAEMNQLQSELRLARSLVAEKEAEIQSARNTNNQYMEENERLRGILAEWSTRAAKLERALELERMSKLELQKKMTSFKTLQNMGHPLR; this is encoded by the exons ATGTCCACGGACCGATACGCTGCTTCCAACCTTGCATCTCCAGACGATAATTATCT ATTCCTTGATGCATCGAACGAGGCTCCTTCGTATGGGGATCGGAAATGTACAAGCATTGCTGGTAGCATATTGTACTGTATACTTTTGGCAA GTTATGCCATACTAGGTGTTGGAGCTCCATGGGTGTTCCAATCTGAGAAATACTTGACATTACAGATACTCTGCACCTGTGACGTCACTCTATTAATCATCACAG GCATCTTCCAGCAATATATGGTTTATCAAGTCCAGAAAATAAGATTACAG GGTTACTATATTTTCAGCCAAAAATTGAAGCATGTTGTTCGTATGCCCTTTGCCAGTTTTTCATATG GTACATGTGCAATGCTACTTATCATGGTTTGGGAGCCATATCTAAGAATTCTTTCCATTCCTTTAATGCTCAG GATTATCATGTTGGTTGAAGCTATCTTTGCTGGGTCTTTCATGGGAGTCTACATTG GTCATGTACACCAGTACAATACACTAGAATCCCAACCTGATGTTGTCAAGTCCTTGCATTCTCCACTTCAACCATCAAACTCTCTGGAAGGCTTGAG GTTTCATGATGGTGGTGGCTATCTCTCTGATCAGCAAATGGCTTTGTTACAGTATCAAAGAGAAAACCTCAACTTTTTAAGTGAGGAG ATTCTTCGATTGCAAGAATGTTTAAGCAAATATGAGAAATCCGGTGATGGCATGACACCTCAG GTCGATCTTGCTCATTTATTAGCAGCTCGCGATCAAGAGTTAAGAACACTTTCAGCTGAG ATGAATCAACTGCAATCTGAATTAAGACTTGCTCGATCTCTGGTTGCTGAAAAGGAGGCCGAAATCCAGAGTGCACGTAATACAAACAATCAG taTATGGAGGAAAATGAAAGACTGAGAGGCATACTAGCAGAATGGAGTACCAGAGCAGCAAAGCTTGAGCGAGCATTGGAGCTTGAACGCATGTCCAAACTGGAATTACAGAAAAAAATGACATCATTCAAAACCCTCCAAAACATGGGTCATCCACTGCGGTAA
- the LOC111919950 gene encoding protein FIP1 isoform X2, which translates to MHRTRLLRMGIGNVQALLSGYAILGVGAPWVFQSEKYLTLQILCTCDVTLLIITGIFQQYMVYQVQKIRLQGYYIFSQKLKHVVRMPFASFSYGTCAMLLIMVWEPYLRILSIPLMLRIIMLVEAIFAGSFMGVYIGHVHQYNTLESQPDVVKSLHSPLQPSNSLEGLRFHDGGGYLSDQQMALLQYQRENLNFLSEEILRLQECLSKYEKSGDGMTPQVDLAHLLAARDQELRTLSAEMNQLQSELRLARSLVAEKEAEIQSARNTNNQYMEENERLRGILAEWSTRAAKLERALELERMSKLELQKKMTSFKTLQNMGHPLR; encoded by the exons ATGCATCGAACGAGGCTCCTTCGTATGGGGATCGGAAATGTACAAGCATTGCTG TCAGGTTATGCCATACTAGGTGTTGGAGCTCCATGGGTGTTCCAATCTGAGAAATACTTGACATTACAGATACTCTGCACCTGTGACGTCACTCTATTAATCATCACAG GCATCTTCCAGCAATATATGGTTTATCAAGTCCAGAAAATAAGATTACAG GGTTACTATATTTTCAGCCAAAAATTGAAGCATGTTGTTCGTATGCCCTTTGCCAGTTTTTCATATG GTACATGTGCAATGCTACTTATCATGGTTTGGGAGCCATATCTAAGAATTCTTTCCATTCCTTTAATGCTCAG GATTATCATGTTGGTTGAAGCTATCTTTGCTGGGTCTTTCATGGGAGTCTACATTG GTCATGTACACCAGTACAATACACTAGAATCCCAACCTGATGTTGTCAAGTCCTTGCATTCTCCACTTCAACCATCAAACTCTCTGGAAGGCTTGAG GTTTCATGATGGTGGTGGCTATCTCTCTGATCAGCAAATGGCTTTGTTACAGTATCAAAGAGAAAACCTCAACTTTTTAAGTGAGGAG ATTCTTCGATTGCAAGAATGTTTAAGCAAATATGAGAAATCCGGTGATGGCATGACACCTCAG GTCGATCTTGCTCATTTATTAGCAGCTCGCGATCAAGAGTTAAGAACACTTTCAGCTGAG ATGAATCAACTGCAATCTGAATTAAGACTTGCTCGATCTCTGGTTGCTGAAAAGGAGGCCGAAATCCAGAGTGCACGTAATACAAACAATCAG taTATGGAGGAAAATGAAAGACTGAGAGGCATACTAGCAGAATGGAGTACCAGAGCAGCAAAGCTTGAGCGAGCATTGGAGCTTGAACGCATGTCCAAACTGGAATTACAGAAAAAAATGACATCATTCAAAACCCTCCAAAACATGGGTCATCCACTGCGGTAA
- the LOC111919948 gene encoding uncharacterized protein LOC111919948 isoform X1, giving the protein MADAGTIRTFEDFLKVHGLLLAAAGIPQSLYRKLFEKLSTETFDGGNYFQVEPVEDGRQRRLVLTTSNSMGKESNIFLVDHALSFRLADAPKQLQEIPGLVERMASLMCVDIDLNSDDEDADKEDIKLTVVEIVERELEKVKKEGPGAVVWLELEDLNIDDDVFVSLDLPTKFPDLIALSLCNNKIKFTETITKEIVKFKHLRALWLNNNPIMQNFDDHVADAIIHNFPRLEILNSSFTRKYTGWALGFCGGIYDKDNPGCGHDDDNHSLQGLTSLDLSNRRIHSLHMGFSADAMPSLSYLNLRGNPLNDHSVSDLHEHLKAFTSLHSIEVDIPGPLGDSAIKIAESLPNLSFLNGVNTSKVLESGKSVIDSMLLPRLPEWDSGEPLIDRVLNAMWLYLMSYRLSDEEKIDETSIWYVMDELGSALRHSDEPNFRVSPFLYMPDGKLESAVSFTILWPIKNVEDGDECTRDYLSGIGEKKQRSARLTAWFHTPQKYFIKEYETFWQNLRSISSSPVNKASRTGSLARSDRCPLGVYTDIPQVEEILTHPGFIITSEPKEADIIWTSMQVDEEMKKAVGLNDGQCMNQFPFEACLVMKHHLADTVQKAYGSPEWFQPTYNLETQLTQFIGDYYVRENKGDDNLWILKPWNMARTIDTTVTGNLSAIIRLMETGPKICQKYIESPALFKGKKFDLRYIVLVRSMNPLELFITDIFWVRLANNTYTLDKKSLFEYETHFTVMNYRGKLNHMNTPEFVKEFEQEHQVEWLEIHSRIKQMIRMVFESATLVHPEMHSPMSRAMYGVDVMLDRSFKPKLLEVTYCPDCTRACKYDMEAITGGGESIKAKDFYNYVFGCLFLDETTHVSAL; this is encoded by the exons ATGGCCGACGCCGGAACTATTCGAACATTTGAAGATTTTCTGAAGGTTCATGGTCTACTACTTGCAGCTGCCGGTATTCCTCAGTCACTTTACCGGAAACTCTTTGAGAAGCTGTCCACTGAAACTTTCGATGGCGGCAATTACTTCCAGGTGGAGCCGGTAGAGGATGGACGCCAAAGGCGTCTTGTTCTCACCACCTCGAATTCCATGGGAAAAGAATCAAACATTTTTCTCGTTGATCATGCTTTGTCCTTTCGACTTGCGGATGCCCCCAAACAG CTGCAAGAAATTCCAGGGTTGGTAGAAAGAATGGCTTCATTGATGTGTGTGGATATTGATTTGAATTCAGACGATGAAGATGCAGATAAAGAGGATATCAAATTAACTGTTGTGGAAATCGTGGAGAGAGAATTGGAGAAGGTGAAAAAGGAGGGGCCTGGTGCAGTGGTGTGGTTGGAACTCGAGGATCTTAACATTGATGATGATGTCTTTGTGTCCCTTGATTTACCTACCAAATTTCCT GACTTAATTGCACTTAGTCTGTGCAACAACAAGATTAAGTTCACCGAGACAATCACCAAGGAAATTGTGAAGTTCAAACACCTTAGAGCTCTCTGGCTAAACAATAACCCAATCATGCAGAATTT TGATGATCATGTTGCAGATGCTATTATTCATAATTTCCCAAGACTTGAAATCTTGAACTCATCTTTTACCCGAAAATACACGGGCTGGGCTTTGGGTTTCTGTGGAGGAATTTATGACAAAGACAATCCGGGATGTGGACATGATGATGATAACCACTCGTTGCAGGGTTTGACTTCTCTTGACCTTTCAAACAGACGTATTCACAGCCTACACATG GGGTTTTCAGCTGATGCTATGCCATCTCTTTCCTACTTAAATCTTCGAGGAAATCCATTAAATGATCACTCTGTATCTGATTTACATGAACATCTAAAAGCCTTTACCAGCTTACATTCGATTGAG GTGGACATTCCTGGACCTCTAGGAGACAGTGCAATCAAGATTGCTGAATCTCTTCCTAATCTTTCTTTCCTAAATGGTGTAAACACATCAAAAGTCTTAGAATCTGGAAAAAGCGTGATTGATTCAATGCTTCTTCCTCGTCTTCCTGAATGGGATTCTGGTGAACCCTTAATTGATCGTGTCTTGAATGCCATGTGGTTATACTTAATGTCTTATAGATTATCAGATGAAGAGAAGATTGATGAGACTTCTATATG GTATGTGATGGATGAATTGGGTTCAGCTCTTCGACACAGTGATGAGCCGAATTTCAGAGTATCACCATTCCTATACATGCCCGATGGAAAACTTGAGTCAGCAGTGAG CTTCACGATTCTTTGGCCtataaagaatgttgaagatGGTGATGAATGCACTCGTGATTATTTATCTGGGATTGGAGAAAAGAAGCAACGTTCTGCTAGACTAACAGCTTGGTTTCATACCCCACAGAAGTACTTTATCAAA GAGTACGAAACATTTTGGCAGAATTTGAGATCAATAAGTTCTTCACCAGTTAATAAGGCATCTAGAACTGGTAGTCTGGCACGCAGTGATAGATGTCCTCTTGGTGTTTATACAGATATTCCACAAGTGGAAGAAATCTTGACACACCCAGGATTTATAATCA CAAGTGAGCCGAAGGAAGCGGATATAATATGGACAAGCATGCAGGTggatgaagaaatgaagaaggctGTAGGCCTGAATGATGGACAATGCATGAATCAGTTCCCTTTTGAAGCATGTCTTGTTATGAAACATCATTTGGCAGATACAGTTCAGAAG GCTTATGGATCTCCTGAATGGTTTCAGCCTACTTATAACCTTGAAACACAATTAACACAGTTTATTGGTGATTATTATGTACGTGAAAACAAAGGGGATGACAATTTATGGATTTTGAAGCCTTGGAATATGGCAAGAACTATAGATACAACGGTTACTGGGAATTTATCTGCTATTATACGGCTCATGGAGACTGGCCCTAAAATATGTCAAAAGTATATAGAAAGCCCAGCTTTGTTCAAGGGGAAGAAGTTTGATCTTCGCTATATTGTTCTTGTTCGCAGTATGAACCCATTGGAGTTGTTCATCACTGACATTTTCTGG GTGAGACTAGCAAACAACACGTACACTTTGGATAAGAAGAGTTTGTTTGAGTATGAGACACATTTCACTGTTATG AATTACCGGGGAAAattgaatcatatgaacacaCCAGAGTTTGTTAAAGAGTTTGAGCAGGAACATCAAG TTGAATGGTTAGAAATTCATTCAAGAATTAAACAGATGATCCGAATGGTGTTTGAATCAGCAACTCTAGTCCACCCAGAGATGCACAGTCCAATGTCCAGGGCTATGTATGGTGTGGATGTCATGCTTGATCGCTCTTTCAAACCCAAGTTATTGgag GTTACCTACTGTCCGGATTGCACTAGAGCTTGTAAATATGACATGGAAGCCATTACAGGTGGAGGCGAGAGCATCAAAGCTAAAGATTTCTATAACTACGTGTTCGGTTGCTTGTTTCTAGATGAAACAACTCATGTATCCGCATTATGA
- the LOC111919948 gene encoding uncharacterized protein LOC111919948 isoform X3, which translates to MASLMCVDIDLNSDDEDADKEDIKLTVVEIVERELEKVKKEGPGAVVWLELEDLNIDDDVFVSLDLPTKFPDLIALSLCNNKIKFTETITKEIVKFKHLRALWLNNNPIMQNFDDHVADAIIHNFPRLEILNSSFTRKYTGWALGFCGGIYDKDNPGCGHDDDNHSLQGLTSLDLSNRRIHSLHMGFSADAMPSLSYLNLRGNPLNDHSVSDLHEHLKAFTSLHSIEVDIPGPLGDSAIKIAESLPNLSFLNGVNTSKVLESGKSVIDSMLLPRLPEWDSGEPLIDRVLNAMWLYLMSYRLSDEEKIDETSIWYVMDELGSALRHSDEPNFRVSPFLYMPDGKLESAVSFTILWPIKNVEDGDECTRDYLSGIGEKKQRSARLTAWFHTPQKYFIKEYETFWQNLRSISSSPVNKASRTGSLARSDRCPLGVYTDIPQVEEILTHPGFIITSEPKEADIIWTSMQVDEEMKKAVGLNDGQCMNQFPFEACLVMKHHLADTVQKAYGSPEWFQPTYNLETQLTQFIGDYYVRENKGDDNLWILKPWNMARTIDTTVTGNLSAIIRLMETGPKICQKYIESPALFKGKKFDLRYIVLVRSMNPLELFITDIFWVRLANNTYTLDKKSLFEYETHFTVMNYRGKLNHMNTPEFVKEFEQEHQVEWLEIHSRIKQMIRMVFESATLVHPEMHSPMSRAMYGVDVMLDRSFKPKLLEVTYCPDCTRACKYDMEAITGGGESIKAKDFYNYVFGCLFLDETTHVSAL; encoded by the exons ATGGCTTCATTGATGTGTGTGGATATTGATTTGAATTCAGACGATGAAGATGCAGATAAAGAGGATATCAAATTAACTGTTGTGGAAATCGTGGAGAGAGAATTGGAGAAGGTGAAAAAGGAGGGGCCTGGTGCAGTGGTGTGGTTGGAACTCGAGGATCTTAACATTGATGATGATGTCTTTGTGTCCCTTGATTTACCTACCAAATTTCCT GACTTAATTGCACTTAGTCTGTGCAACAACAAGATTAAGTTCACCGAGACAATCACCAAGGAAATTGTGAAGTTCAAACACCTTAGAGCTCTCTGGCTAAACAATAACCCAATCATGCAGAATTT TGATGATCATGTTGCAGATGCTATTATTCATAATTTCCCAAGACTTGAAATCTTGAACTCATCTTTTACCCGAAAATACACGGGCTGGGCTTTGGGTTTCTGTGGAGGAATTTATGACAAAGACAATCCGGGATGTGGACATGATGATGATAACCACTCGTTGCAGGGTTTGACTTCTCTTGACCTTTCAAACAGACGTATTCACAGCCTACACATG GGGTTTTCAGCTGATGCTATGCCATCTCTTTCCTACTTAAATCTTCGAGGAAATCCATTAAATGATCACTCTGTATCTGATTTACATGAACATCTAAAAGCCTTTACCAGCTTACATTCGATTGAG GTGGACATTCCTGGACCTCTAGGAGACAGTGCAATCAAGATTGCTGAATCTCTTCCTAATCTTTCTTTCCTAAATGGTGTAAACACATCAAAAGTCTTAGAATCTGGAAAAAGCGTGATTGATTCAATGCTTCTTCCTCGTCTTCCTGAATGGGATTCTGGTGAACCCTTAATTGATCGTGTCTTGAATGCCATGTGGTTATACTTAATGTCTTATAGATTATCAGATGAAGAGAAGATTGATGAGACTTCTATATG GTATGTGATGGATGAATTGGGTTCAGCTCTTCGACACAGTGATGAGCCGAATTTCAGAGTATCACCATTCCTATACATGCCCGATGGAAAACTTGAGTCAGCAGTGAG CTTCACGATTCTTTGGCCtataaagaatgttgaagatGGTGATGAATGCACTCGTGATTATTTATCTGGGATTGGAGAAAAGAAGCAACGTTCTGCTAGACTAACAGCTTGGTTTCATACCCCACAGAAGTACTTTATCAAA GAGTACGAAACATTTTGGCAGAATTTGAGATCAATAAGTTCTTCACCAGTTAATAAGGCATCTAGAACTGGTAGTCTGGCACGCAGTGATAGATGTCCTCTTGGTGTTTATACAGATATTCCACAAGTGGAAGAAATCTTGACACACCCAGGATTTATAATCA CAAGTGAGCCGAAGGAAGCGGATATAATATGGACAAGCATGCAGGTggatgaagaaatgaagaaggctGTAGGCCTGAATGATGGACAATGCATGAATCAGTTCCCTTTTGAAGCATGTCTTGTTATGAAACATCATTTGGCAGATACAGTTCAGAAG GCTTATGGATCTCCTGAATGGTTTCAGCCTACTTATAACCTTGAAACACAATTAACACAGTTTATTGGTGATTATTATGTACGTGAAAACAAAGGGGATGACAATTTATGGATTTTGAAGCCTTGGAATATGGCAAGAACTATAGATACAACGGTTACTGGGAATTTATCTGCTATTATACGGCTCATGGAGACTGGCCCTAAAATATGTCAAAAGTATATAGAAAGCCCAGCTTTGTTCAAGGGGAAGAAGTTTGATCTTCGCTATATTGTTCTTGTTCGCAGTATGAACCCATTGGAGTTGTTCATCACTGACATTTTCTGG GTGAGACTAGCAAACAACACGTACACTTTGGATAAGAAGAGTTTGTTTGAGTATGAGACACATTTCACTGTTATG AATTACCGGGGAAAattgaatcatatgaacacaCCAGAGTTTGTTAAAGAGTTTGAGCAGGAACATCAAG TTGAATGGTTAGAAATTCATTCAAGAATTAAACAGATGATCCGAATGGTGTTTGAATCAGCAACTCTAGTCCACCCAGAGATGCACAGTCCAATGTCCAGGGCTATGTATGGTGTGGATGTCATGCTTGATCGCTCTTTCAAACCCAAGTTATTGgag GTTACCTACTGTCCGGATTGCACTAGAGCTTGTAAATATGACATGGAAGCCATTACAGGTGGAGGCGAGAGCATCAAAGCTAAAGATTTCTATAACTACGTGTTCGGTTGCTTGTTTCTAGATGAAACAACTCATGTATCCGCATTATGA
- the LOC111919948 gene encoding uncharacterized protein LOC111919948 isoform X2, whose product MADAGTIRTFEDFLKVHGLLLAAAGIPQSLYRKLFEKLSTETFDGGNYFQVEPVEDGRQRRLVLTTSNSMGKESNIFLVDHALSFRLADAPKQLQEIPGLVERMASLMCVDIDLNSDDEDADKEDIKLTVVEIVERELEKVKKEGPGAVVWLELEDLNIDDDVFVSLDLPTKFPDLIALSLCNNKIKFTETITKEIVKFKHLRALWLNNNPIMQNFDDHVADAIIHNFPRLEILNSSFTRKYTGWALGFCGGIYDKDNPGCGHDDDNHSLQGLTSLDLSNRRIHSLHMGFSADAMPSLSYLNLRGNPLNDHSVSDLHEHLKAFTSLHSIEVDIPGPLGDSAIKIAESLPNLSFLNGVNTSKVLESGKSVIDSMLLPRLPEWDSGEPLIDRVLNAMWLYLMSYRLSDEEKIDETSIWYVMDELGSALRHSDEPNFRVSPFLYMPDGKLESAVSFTILWPIKNVEDGDECTRDYLSGIGEKKQRSARLTAWFHTPQKYFIKEYETFWQNLRSISSSPVNKASRTASEPKEADIIWTSMQVDEEMKKAVGLNDGQCMNQFPFEACLVMKHHLADTVQKAYGSPEWFQPTYNLETQLTQFIGDYYVRENKGDDNLWILKPWNMARTIDTTVTGNLSAIIRLMETGPKICQKYIESPALFKGKKFDLRYIVLVRSMNPLELFITDIFWVRLANNTYTLDKKSLFEYETHFTVMNYRGKLNHMNTPEFVKEFEQEHQVEWLEIHSRIKQMIRMVFESATLVHPEMHSPMSRAMYGVDVMLDRSFKPKLLEVTYCPDCTRACKYDMEAITGGGESIKAKDFYNYVFGCLFLDETTHVSAL is encoded by the exons ATGGCCGACGCCGGAACTATTCGAACATTTGAAGATTTTCTGAAGGTTCATGGTCTACTACTTGCAGCTGCCGGTATTCCTCAGTCACTTTACCGGAAACTCTTTGAGAAGCTGTCCACTGAAACTTTCGATGGCGGCAATTACTTCCAGGTGGAGCCGGTAGAGGATGGACGCCAAAGGCGTCTTGTTCTCACCACCTCGAATTCCATGGGAAAAGAATCAAACATTTTTCTCGTTGATCATGCTTTGTCCTTTCGACTTGCGGATGCCCCCAAACAG CTGCAAGAAATTCCAGGGTTGGTAGAAAGAATGGCTTCATTGATGTGTGTGGATATTGATTTGAATTCAGACGATGAAGATGCAGATAAAGAGGATATCAAATTAACTGTTGTGGAAATCGTGGAGAGAGAATTGGAGAAGGTGAAAAAGGAGGGGCCTGGTGCAGTGGTGTGGTTGGAACTCGAGGATCTTAACATTGATGATGATGTCTTTGTGTCCCTTGATTTACCTACCAAATTTCCT GACTTAATTGCACTTAGTCTGTGCAACAACAAGATTAAGTTCACCGAGACAATCACCAAGGAAATTGTGAAGTTCAAACACCTTAGAGCTCTCTGGCTAAACAATAACCCAATCATGCAGAATTT TGATGATCATGTTGCAGATGCTATTATTCATAATTTCCCAAGACTTGAAATCTTGAACTCATCTTTTACCCGAAAATACACGGGCTGGGCTTTGGGTTTCTGTGGAGGAATTTATGACAAAGACAATCCGGGATGTGGACATGATGATGATAACCACTCGTTGCAGGGTTTGACTTCTCTTGACCTTTCAAACAGACGTATTCACAGCCTACACATG GGGTTTTCAGCTGATGCTATGCCATCTCTTTCCTACTTAAATCTTCGAGGAAATCCATTAAATGATCACTCTGTATCTGATTTACATGAACATCTAAAAGCCTTTACCAGCTTACATTCGATTGAG GTGGACATTCCTGGACCTCTAGGAGACAGTGCAATCAAGATTGCTGAATCTCTTCCTAATCTTTCTTTCCTAAATGGTGTAAACACATCAAAAGTCTTAGAATCTGGAAAAAGCGTGATTGATTCAATGCTTCTTCCTCGTCTTCCTGAATGGGATTCTGGTGAACCCTTAATTGATCGTGTCTTGAATGCCATGTGGTTATACTTAATGTCTTATAGATTATCAGATGAAGAGAAGATTGATGAGACTTCTATATG GTATGTGATGGATGAATTGGGTTCAGCTCTTCGACACAGTGATGAGCCGAATTTCAGAGTATCACCATTCCTATACATGCCCGATGGAAAACTTGAGTCAGCAGTGAG CTTCACGATTCTTTGGCCtataaagaatgttgaagatGGTGATGAATGCACTCGTGATTATTTATCTGGGATTGGAGAAAAGAAGCAACGTTCTGCTAGACTAACAGCTTGGTTTCATACCCCACAGAAGTACTTTATCAAA GAGTACGAAACATTTTGGCAGAATTTGAGATCAATAAGTTCTTCACCAGTTAATAAGGCATCTAGAACTG CAAGTGAGCCGAAGGAAGCGGATATAATATGGACAAGCATGCAGGTggatgaagaaatgaagaaggctGTAGGCCTGAATGATGGACAATGCATGAATCAGTTCCCTTTTGAAGCATGTCTTGTTATGAAACATCATTTGGCAGATACAGTTCAGAAG GCTTATGGATCTCCTGAATGGTTTCAGCCTACTTATAACCTTGAAACACAATTAACACAGTTTATTGGTGATTATTATGTACGTGAAAACAAAGGGGATGACAATTTATGGATTTTGAAGCCTTGGAATATGGCAAGAACTATAGATACAACGGTTACTGGGAATTTATCTGCTATTATACGGCTCATGGAGACTGGCCCTAAAATATGTCAAAAGTATATAGAAAGCCCAGCTTTGTTCAAGGGGAAGAAGTTTGATCTTCGCTATATTGTTCTTGTTCGCAGTATGAACCCATTGGAGTTGTTCATCACTGACATTTTCTGG GTGAGACTAGCAAACAACACGTACACTTTGGATAAGAAGAGTTTGTTTGAGTATGAGACACATTTCACTGTTATG AATTACCGGGGAAAattgaatcatatgaacacaCCAGAGTTTGTTAAAGAGTTTGAGCAGGAACATCAAG TTGAATGGTTAGAAATTCATTCAAGAATTAAACAGATGATCCGAATGGTGTTTGAATCAGCAACTCTAGTCCACCCAGAGATGCACAGTCCAATGTCCAGGGCTATGTATGGTGTGGATGTCATGCTTGATCGCTCTTTCAAACCCAAGTTATTGgag GTTACCTACTGTCCGGATTGCACTAGAGCTTGTAAATATGACATGGAAGCCATTACAGGTGGAGGCGAGAGCATCAAAGCTAAAGATTTCTATAACTACGTGTTCGGTTGCTTGTTTCTAGATGAAACAACTCATGTATCCGCATTATGA